A window of Gadus chalcogrammus isolate NIFS_2021 chromosome 16, NIFS_Gcha_1.0, whole genome shotgun sequence contains these coding sequences:
- the LOC130406634 gene encoding uncharacterized protein LOC130406634, translating to MSSFLPLYLSWQGEVADDKGCFFLGTTGRPVANPRSDLCRLWRRCRKICEAAGPNPPPLTAEAAGTSSRDASSVSGKGSRDDQWDAFVSQFPVTMGALAPSKEDLVGAGFGDKRTAYFKWRRIQLEQRVLHVADSAGRQRPTEAKVAAVLAKEKWKTNVPSLPDVLKAWVSPLKAAIEDDEGVLKSVAEQRWKGIDFKEYGEHKGRGVIATMPFPKGHVICDYHGKLISESEGKRLMDAMQEGVMSYLFFIRGRLGTKLCVDSQNFPCECHPGKDTFGRRMNHPGKAANVKPVVFQLNFPDGAKDTVLFLAKRDIDVNEELRWDYGVRRRSFGEEGMDLPWLDD from the exons ATGTCttccttttt GCCGCTCTACCTGTCGTGGCAAGGGGAAGTGGCGGACGACAAGGGCTGCTTCTTCCTGGGGACCACAGGACGTCCCGTGGCCAATCCCAGGTCCGATTTGTGCCGTCTCTGGAGGCG CTGTCGGAAGATCTGCGAGGCAGCGGGCCCGAATCCGCCGCCCCTTACGGCAGAGGCCGCTGGGACGTCTTCCCGGGACGCGAG TTCTGTGTCGGGGAAGGGGTCGCGTGACGACCAATGGGACGCTTTCGTCAGTCAATTCCCCGTGACGATGGGTGCCCTCGCGCCCTCCAAAGAGGACCTTGTCGGTGCCGGGTTTGGCGATAAACGGACGGCCTACTTCAAATGGAGGCGCATCCAGTTGGAACAGCGTGTGCTACACGTCGCCG ATTCCGCTGGCAGGCAGCGACCGACGGAGGCCAAGGTGGCAGCCGTTTTAGCCAAGGAGAAATGGAAAACcaatgtcccctccctcccggatgTGCTCAAGGCGTGGGTCTCCCCTTTAAAGGCAGCCATTGAGGACGACGAAGGCGTCCTCAAGTCAGTGGCGGAGCAACGGTGGAAGGGGATAGATTTCAAGGAATATGGAGAACACAAGGGCAGAG GCGTCATTGCCACCATGCCGTTCCCCAAGGGGCACGTGATATGCGACTATCACGGAAAGCTCATCTCTGAAtccgaggggaagaggctgaTGGATGCAATGCAGGAGGGAGTGATGAGCTACCTCTTTTTCATCAGGGGCAGGCTAGGCACCAAGCTGTGCGTCGACTCCCAGAACTTCCCCTGCGAGTGCCACCCTGGAAAGGACACCTTTGGGAGGCGCATGAACCACCCGGGCAAGGCGGCCAACGTGAAGCCTGTGGTGTTCCAGTTGAACTTTCCGGACGGAGCCAAAGACACTGTCCTGTTCTTGgccaagagagacatagacgtcAACGAAGAGCTCCGTTGGGACTATGGTGTGAGACGGAGGTCTTTCGGAGAGGAGGGCATGGACCTGCCATGGCTGGATGACTGA
- the LOC130406635 gene encoding sodium channel subunit beta-4-like, with amino-acid sequence MDPEVAESLRQDTDAVIDIGVSFDGTWQKRGFTSHYGVGVCIDILTGLVIDYEILSSYCHACACKNSVLKAGEISEEEFDSWKEGHKADCAKNFAGSSKAMEQEAAKRMWGPVTPIRGTPCVARGAPSPGAGRVDGLEVSTGKVSLLQATNGSTVLLPCTYSSCIGIHKLYFNWHYNDNGTMLKLCEAVIPKENVEPVVGVYHERVEFVGSSRRNNISILLWNITFEDRGDYVCFARNPKEKNRNHSAVYTLIVVDQLTEVDTTLTTVMVAVVGTLLGSLLLFMVAKALVVNFMPKKEDKNKDCLVSSTVVDHTEDARSGAKGSKGKA; translated from the exons ATGGATCCGGAGGTGGCTGAGTCACTGAGGCAGGATACGGATGCTGTGATAGACATTGGGGTCTCCTTCGATGGGACCTGGCAGAAGCGAGGCTTCACCTCACACTACGGTGTGGGTGTCTGCATTGACATCCTGACAGGTCTCGTTATAGATTACGAGATCCTGTCATCTTACTGCCATGCATGCGCCTGTAAGAACAGTGTGTTGAAAGCAGGAGAAATCAGTGAGGAGGAGTTTGACAGCTGGAAAGAAGGCCACAAGGCTGACTGCGCTAAAAACTTTGCTGGCTCCAGCAAGGCCATGGAGCAGGAGGCTGCCAAAAGGATGTGGG GCCCTGTCACCCCTATAAGGGGGACGCCCTGCGTAGCCCG CGGTGCTCCCTCTCCAGGCGCCGGGCGTGTGGACGGCCTGGAGGTGTCCACGGGGAAGGTGTCCCTCCTGCAGGCCACCAACGGCTCCACGGTGCTGCTGCCCTGTACCTACTCCTCCTGCATCGGCATCCACAAGCTGTACTTCAACTGGCACTACAACGACAACGGCACCATGCTCAAG ctgtgcGAGGCGGTGATCCCCAAGGAGAACGTGGAGCCGGTGGTGGGCGTGTATCACGAGCGTGTAGAGTTCGTGGGCTCGTCCAGGAGGAATAACATCTCTATCCTGCTGTGGAACATCACCTTCGAGGACAGGGGCGACTACGTCTGCTTCGCCCGCAACCCCAAGGAGAAGAACCGCAACCACAGTGCCGTCTACACACTCATCGTGGTGGATCAGC TGACGGAGGTGGACACCACGCTGACCACCGTCATGGTGGCTGTGGTGGGGACCCTCCTGGGCAGTCTGCTGCTGTTCATGGTGGCCAAGGCCCTGGTGGTCAACTTCATGCCAAAGAAAGAAGACAAGAA TAAGGACTGCCTGGTGAGCTCCACGGTGGTGGACCACACAGAGGACGCCCGGTCGGGGGCCAAAGGCTCCAAGGGGAAGGCCTGA